In Phaseolus vulgaris cultivar G19833 chromosome 3, P. vulgaris v2.0, whole genome shotgun sequence, the sequence GGGATGGAATTGGTTTCAATATGCTGGATGGTACAGATAGTTTAGGTGGAGTTCCATCAGTTCAGAGTGGGAGTTGGAGTGCACTTATGCAGTCTGCTGTAGCTGAAACTTCTGGTAGTGAAATGGGTATACAGGAAGAATGGAGTGGTCTAAGTTTCCGGAATAATGAGCGTTCCGGAACTGAGCGGCCTTCAACCATGAATGACAGTAAACAGCAATCAGTGTGGGCTGACAATAACTTGCAGTCAGCACCTAATATAAATTCAAGGCCTTTTATGTGGCCAGATGATCTCAGCAGCAGGCCCAGTACCGCTGTAAACTATTCTGGTCTTCCTGGATTTCATCAGTCAGGTGCTGATACTGCACAGGAACAGCAAGACAGATTACAGACCGATTCATCTCAAAGATCAATTCCACAGTTTTTAGAAAGAGGCAAATGGCTAGACTGCAGCCCTCAGCAAAAACCAATTGGGGAAGGGAGTCATAGTTATGAAACTGCTGCTAATACCTCAGGCTTGGAAGTAACTGATAAGGTTATTTCAGGTTCTTGGACCCATCAACAGACGCTGTCATCCCCCAATAGTAGGGGTGAGCAATTCAATAGATCCAATGGATGGAATTCTATTAAATCACCCACTCCTAGTAACAATTCTCGTACGAAAATTCGTGAAAATGAAAGTGTTTTGCAGCCTCATCATGACAAAGCTGTGCAAGAGGATATGAGTCAAGTTCCTGCAATTTGGGAGCCTGATTCTGATACTAATTCGTCTGGTGTGTTGGAACATGCAAAGTCTTCAGGTAATATGCAGGTTTGTGGGGAGGATTCTGGTATGAATGGTATTGCTGGCATACCCAATTCATGTGCCACATGGGTCAGCAGGCAAAGCAACCATCAGCTCCCTAATGTTGATGTATGGAGACAAACAGATTCTGTGGGTAGCTATAGAAGAAATGAAGCTGCAGGAAAGTATAGGCATCATTTGGAGAAGAATCCTTTAGTTTTGGAATCATTGAACAACGAAAAGTCAGAAGGAGAGGCACATGATATGGAAAACTTTAACAAAAAGGAGAAATCAGTGGACGGTCTTGCCTCTAATTCTTCACATCATAGAACTGGTGGTTTGAGAGAAAGTCCCAGTTTTGATGGTGATTTGCACAGTCCAAAGTTATCTGGGCAGGGAAATAGAAGACCTCCTGTAACTCGTAAATTTCAGTATCACCCAACGGGGGTTGTCGGCATTGACATAGAACCTTATGGAAACAAACATGCCATAAATTCACAGCCTACACCACATCAACCCATCGGAGGATTTAAAGGTCAGGACCAAAGCTATCCTGGCCAGTCAAAATACAGTCATTCTGATGGGATTTATAATGAAACAGAGAAGGTAATATTAGGACTTTACCCTTATTATGCAAGTGTGACTAGATTGATTGCACACAGTTTTCTCTATTCATTGCAGAATCAAAAAGTTGTTAAATCCTTTTGAATTTGACATAGGAATGCATCTGCTTTTCAGGTTGACTCAAAACCCACAGATGACAATGCTTCAAAAAACATGTTATCTGGTCATATACCCAAAACATTGACTACATATGATAGAAGTGTTGGTAATTATGCCTCGAACAAGACTGCTTCACCCAGGTAGctgaatatgaaaattttgtttgttttgttgaGCTAAGAAGTTTAGTGTGTCATCATGTGGcatttaattctaaattattgTTTTGTGTTCTCTTATAGGAGGTAACCATGACTTgtgtttattttactttttcataTGCATACTACTGGTCTAATTGGGCACTAAAACCTGGTTTTACttgtttctctttcttttgtttGCATACAACTCTACTCTTCCATGACGTACATGGTGACCTTAGCTCAACTGTTTGCTTTATTTGTTAAATTATTGTAGTCAAAATATTCTTGAGCTTCTTCATAAAGTGGATCAGTCAAGGGAGCATGGCATTGCAACAAACACAAGCACTTCTAACCGCCCTTTATCTTCCAGGGCGATGGATACAGAATCTTCTGATGGGTCTTCTGTACATCCTCAACGAAATCAAGGTTCTTTGTCACAGGGCTTTGGTTTGCAACTGGCTCCTCCTACTCAAAGGCTTCCTATGACATCTTCTCATTCTACACCACAGCATGTTGCATCTGAGGCAGCAGATAAGGGTCCTACTTGGTTGTCTGCTACTCATACTTTTCCTTCTCGAGAGTCATCTCATGAGCTTAGAAATAACATAGGTTCCTCTGGACAACTATTTGACAAAGCCTCACAGTACAGTGCACTGGGAAATATTCCACAGGGTTTCACTTCGGGCTTTCCTTTTCCAAGGATCCATACTCAAAATCAGAATGTGGCTAATCTTGGTGGGCAAGTAACAAACACCCAAGCTGATAATGCAATGTTTTATGATCGGAGTGCTTCCAGTAATCAGGTAGATGAGTATGAAAGAGCTCAAACTAGTCAATCTGAATTGCAATCTGCTCAGGACATGTCCCAGATGGATAGTATGAATCAAATCCGTGCTGGAGATCCTATCATGAAATCTTCGGCATTGGAGACTGGCATTGCTCCTCATTCTTCTGTTGCATCATCTCCACAGGGTGCCCATTCAAAAGTATTACACAATGTATGGACAAGTGTTTCCAACAAGCAACATCCTAATGCTTTGAAGATTCCATCCCATCCCCaaccaaataatatttttgaaaccACTACAGGACCACAGAAGCCAGGTATTGAAGATTCAGAGAATGATGGTAACCTTTCCGTGCAGCAGGTGTTGTCTGAGAGTGTTGATGCTGTTGAAGAGACTGCAAGTGCTTCACACATGAAGGAACAAGTGAAATATACACCCGATGCACCTCAATCAAGCCCAGCTGCTACCTCTAAAGATATTGAAGATTTTGGCCGATCTTTAAGACCAAATAGTTTCATGCATCAGAATTTCTCTATGCTAAATCAAGTTCAGTCCATGAAAAATATGGAGATTGATCCTAGTAATCGGGATGTCAAGAGATTCAAGGTTTCAGATAATATGATGGAAAAGCAACAGATAGATTCCATTTCCAACCGTGGACAACAATCATATGGATACAATAACATAGTCAAAGATGTGTCAGATAATAGTTCTTCAGTGCCACCATCAGATGTGAACTTGGTAAACTTTTCAACAAAGGCAGGTGATGCTCGAGATACTAATGCATCTTCTCAGGAGGTGATTGGATACGGTCAGAGAAATGCTCTTAATGCTAATATTAACAAATTAACTTCTATTAGAAGTGAGCATTCTGTAATAAATCCTCAGATGGCTCCATCGTGGTTTGAGCAGTatggaaattttaaaaatggtaAGATGTTGCAAATGTACGATGCACGAACAATGACTCAAAAGGTTGTGGATCAGCCTTTAATCATGAGGAACCAATCTGGTAGCTTGCATCTTGCTAATTCAATGGGGCAAGTTAATAGTCTCAATGATGCTGGGCAAAATCCAATGCTTACTTCGGTTTCAAGTGAGCATCTGCTTTCTCAGTCATTACTTCCTCCTGCAGTTGAACCTGATTTATCATCTAATATGCGACCAAAGAAGCGTAAAAGTTCCACATCTGAATTTATACCATGGCATAAAGAGCTGATTCAGAGTTCTGAAAGGCTTCAAGATATCAGGTGCTTGACAAAATGATGTGATTTATCCCACATTCTTGCCTTAGATTATTTCACATAAAAACAACTTTTTAGTCCCAAGTTCTTTGATGATTTTGATTTTAGGGTTCTTAACACAAAGTGAGCTAACAAAACGTGGATTTAATTCCCTTGTAATTTTCTACTGCTATTTCTTTTGACTAGAAGTTAGAAAAGGTCCTTAGTCTTTCACCAGCTGCTAGATCTGTTTTCAATTTCTTATAAGTATTTTTGTGCCTCTGTTTttactatataaatatatatccaatcttgttttatttttatcagtGTTTTTTTACCTTCTAATTTCTGAGATTGAGGTTCAAATCTTGTTTTATATTCATCAGTTTTTCTTTTGGCTTCTAACTTCTGAGATTGAGGTTCTTTATTACTTGGCAGTGCTGCAGAATTAGACTGGGCCCAAGCTGCAAATAGATTGGTTGAGAAGGTTTGTTCATAATTAAACCAGTCTAAACTAAATAACTTTATTCATTTGCTACTAGAAGTTCATGCTGCTCTATATATGACTTTAGATCGAGGATGAAGCTGAGCTAGTTGAAGATTTTCCAATGAAGTCAAGAAGAAGACTTGTGTTAACGACACAGCTTATGCAGCAACTACTTAATCCCCCTCCTGCTGTAGTTCTCTCTgcagatgtcaagttgcatcaTGAAAGTTTGGTCTACTCTGTTGCTAGATTAGTGTTAGGAGACGCATGCAGTTCCATCTCTCAAAGAGGAAATGACACAATCATGTCCCCTGGAAGCAAAAGCctgtaagattttttttatttcttttttaattggGAAATTTGATCAATGAGTAAACAACTTAGTTGAGCATTTATTTAACAAGGTTATTTCTACAAGCTTCACTACAAAGCATATTGAAATAGGCCAAAAAGACCTTATAGAAGAGTCATTAGCTACTTTCACAAGCTTAACCAAACACATGCACGAACCATATACTAGGCTGAAATAAGCACCGTAAAAGCCCTTAATCTTGGCCATACATGCATGATTCCATGTTTGGATTTGTTTATATCacaacaattaattttttttattggtttgtTCTGTAGCATGCCTGATAAGCTTAAAGCATCTGAGAAATTTGACCAGTACAATTTGAAAGTGGAAGACTTTGATGGTAGAGCGAGAAAACTGGAAAATGATATATTGAGGTACTATCagtgtttatttttcttatgcCCTTGGCAAATACTATGGCTGGTTTGTATGAGTAACAGATTTCATACGCAGGGTCATTTGTGTATGAGTGCATTTGAATAGGTGCTTTGATGTTATGTCTGaataaatatagttttataaCACGTGGCCTTTTAATGTTCTTCAGTAGTAATAAATTCCACGGAACAATTGATTTGACACTATATACGGAATATTTTCAGACCACTTTACTTTTTTATCTGAAGAATGGGTTCAGTTGCTTGTGAAATATACAGTCAGGTCATTTTTCTGGAAAATTTAGGTTGGATATCCTAGTTCACTTGTGTCACTGTAGAAAAAACCAAGTGTGTTAATGATGGTAGAAGTTTTCAGCATGTAAACTGCATGATTAAAAAGCATAGAAGTAAAATCATGTCAATGAGTTCATGAGAGTTATTTCATACTGATTTGTTGCGAGGAAAAAGAGGGTATTAACAAGCCTGTCCTGATGGACTGTAAATTTactaaacttttttaaaatagcAGTATATGCACcacctatttttttatttttctttaccGTTTGATTTTACATGGTAATGATCTGCAATATCCCATAGCTCATATACTGGGAGGTGAAACATTGGGCTGTTTTCTCCACTTTCTACTGCTTTTTCTTCAAATATAGTTTTTTCTGTCTGttgcttttgtttttctatCCTTTTACGTATTATTTTACCATTTTCATATTGATGATGCAGATTGGATAGCAGAGCCTCAGTTTTGGACTTGAGAGTGGAATGTCAGGATTTAGAAAGATTTTCTGTGATCAATAGATTCGCCAAGTTCCATGGTCGGGGGCAAAATGATGTGGCAGAAACCTCATCTGATTCAACTGCAAATGCTCAAAAATTATGCCCCCAGAAATATGTTACCGCAGTTCCAATGCCTAGAAATCTGCCAGACAGGGTACAATGTCTTTCACTTTGATAATTGATTAATTCATTTTTCCATCTTTCTTGGTCAGTTGTCTCCACAACATCCTGTTTATGGTCCTTTTTCTTTCAACTTATATTATTGCACTTCATCGCCATAGAACCATACAACTGGCAGTGTAGGAGAAGAATGGTACTAGATTGCCTCCTCAACCATGGAGGCTGTTAGATCTTTTCAATCTATATATgaatgtatgtatgtatgtctAGATCTTCGCAATCTAGTTCTCTTTTACCTTTGGTTTTCAGGTTCCAAGCCTTTTGTATATATTAAGATAAGATATGCAGTTTACTTAGCTTTAATCATACCATTTGGCTCGGTTTTAGCTGATTAGTTTAAGCATGAGCTGTTCaatgtttatttgttttttttatagaacATAAGATcttaactatttatttaattatttccaTAATTCCAATTCTAAATCATTTTCCTTTATTTTGTATGTACTAATATAATATGTGCAATCTACTAATTTACCATAAGCTGTTCTGTATTTGCTGAATATTTTCTGTTGATCCATTGTTCGGTATTTACTGAATGTTATTATCAATTTCGAAGTATTTCCTTGAATTTGTATTAAGTAGAATAATTACatctcaataattttttttttatcatcaaaatCACATTCATGTGTGCATATAAACTGTGTAGAATTTCATGGGGGGTGCGAGAAGTAGCACCCTAGACTATATCAGCGCAGTCATAGGCGTGTTTCGTTCTATTTAAGCTTGTTCACATTGAATTTGCATCGGTTGTTGTCCAAAAATTGAACGTATGTTTGTTGTGTTGAAAGTATTTTATTTGTCGGACATGATGGGAACGTGGCGGTTGCTGTTGCATGTGTAACTGAAGTCGTCCAAAGTATCGTATCGTGCGTAAAGTTATTATCTTCTGACAAGCATGGCATGGTTCCATTAATTGTggaaaataatattgaaaaaatgaATTGGTCGACGTCTTTggatattattatgaaattgACCATTCATTCCAAATAATAAATGAACTCGTACCTTGACAACGACAACATTCGTCCTTTTACCACGTAAATGAACTTGTACTATCCAAGGGATCCATGGGAAGATGCCAAAAGAGAAAACCATATTTATACCGTTTTGTACGAAACACTGACAGCTATCCATTGTTTCTTTAGAAAGCAACCACAATACCTGCTTGTCATCAATTtacatttataatataatacacaaatattatttcaatttgtaaagaaaaaaaCTGATTGACGTAACCTTACTGAAACATTTTATTCAAAATctatttctttttataacagaTTTTGGACCATATCAGTTAATCCAGCCCCGAATCCAAATAGCAAAATCCAATCATTGTTGTCTGTAGGCTCATTCcaattataacattaaaaatgtataaaacttTCCTAAAGGCTATAAGGGGGAAATAAATTCGCCATAGAAAAAATAGTTCAGTACCTCCCACATATTTACATTGAGCATATTATCCATGCAGACACCAATTCGGCTAAGTTTGCCTTTGAACAAATTTCATCTGCATACGAAGATCCTGTTTGTCCACAATTTGTTAGTGTTGTGAGACTTAAACAAGTAATCTATATTACATAAATATCACTTTAAACTACAACAGCGAGCAATAAGCCACTCTTACCACTCTTTTCGCATGGCCAACTACGACAACGTCTAAAAGGAATGTTAGAAGGTCTATTCATTCATCTTGTCTTCAAACACGATGCCATTCATTGTTAAAGACTCGTTCCTGTTGACGGCAGCTTTAAATAATGCTAACATGCATTTCCTCCCCAACCACTGTAAATATCTCATTCACTCTGATTAAAGAGGGAAAGTAAAGGAAAGGGTGGGGGAGATTAGATGCATTTTAGACACTGATAAACATTTGCATTTATATATGAACTTCGTTGCAATCTTACTTGAGAGTATCTATGTTTGCGTCTGCGAGCCATGTTGTTAAATAAACCTGTTATGaacaatatatttaaataatatcattGTAAGAAGGAAACTGTacattacatatatataatagaaaaaaatgtacTGCTCCAACAGGCATGGCATAAGTATTTTGTTCAAAAGCATACACGGTATTCTTACGTAAAcgactttttctcttaattttagTAACTACACATTTATTTCCGACTTTATTGTTTCTTCAATTAGAAAGAGAGGGGAAACTCCAGTGTATATGAGACTACGAATGAACCCTTGCAAATACTTTAAAGCAATGATACTTTGACACCCCTTACTCTAAAATATACCTCTTTAATTGACAAAAATACTCTTTCACATCTCATAACCTATGTAATTTGGAGCAATGCAAAAAGTGAGtgtcaaataatatttttccaaTACTTTATATTGGAATTGACAAAAACCACACCGGACTATTGTCATGTCAGCTTACATCGTTCTCCGCAAAAACTAATTTAGTCCATCCAATTTTCAGACGCCTATTCTCCCAACTGAAAATGTTGAGCTAATTAAAATAGATCTACACTGCGGCTAATATATCATAAGTCTAATTTGGATTTCCAGATCTTAGTGCAAAATCCTTGTAATATacctattttatatatttaaacctCAAATGTAGACATTTTACAATGAACTCAAAAACAAACGTGGTATTAAATACAATACCTGTAAAACCTCAGGATTGGGTTGGTTGTCAAATCTTAAAGAGGCAATGTCAGATTTCCCATCCCTGAATCTTGGTGGAACTGGCCCATGAGTCACTTCACAGTACAGATTGCAGTCTCTCAAATCTTTGAATTCATCGTCATAAAGATGAGTTGACCAATGCAACTGTTTTACTTCTGAAGTGTCATAACCAATGGACATAAATTCAAGAACAAGTAATCGCTGCCCATTTGAAGTAAGTTCCTCAGTAAGACCAAAGTTAGGAATcaaatataatatgaaaatatttttgcaGAAAATGCAATTCACCTTCAAACATAGTTCCAGGCTAAACATCTGAACCAATTCCTCCGCAAATTTCTCTGTGATTCCAAAACTTGTAATTTTAGCATAATTGACATAAATAATTTCAGGTAACGCATCACACTATTGTGTCCCTCACGTTTTTGTACGTTTTTGTTATATATAAGTTAAAGATATGAATTGATTTCTAGGTGGAAGAAATATAGTTACCATTGAATTATTTTCAGATTTAGAATAACTCCTCGagacaatttaaaaaattctatAATATTCAGGCTAAACTTAAACCCTCAATGATTGACTAACAATGCATAGTACTAACACCTGACAATTCCATCAGAAAGAAACAAGTATGCATTCCGTAAATTTCTATTTCCCTTTATCGGATTACATTACAATCTTTATCCAATTTAAAGGGAAAAATTGTGAAATACAGTCTCATTGTCGCAACTTCCCCATAAACTTACTCTGTGGTAAGTAACTATATAATGCTGAAAATGAAATCAATACTACCTTCAGAGGATTAAAAGATCCTATGATGAATATACCTATTCCTAGCAAGATCTAAAGAATAACTTCATTATGTGAAATTAATATGTGCAGAAAAAAGTGAAGGGAATGGGGAAAATAATTGGCAAATCGTCTGAAGAACTAGGTAACTGTATAAATTATCAATTGCTTATTTAGAAATATTGTCATACCATGTGAAGTGATTGAATAAAATGTAAATACTGGAATTCCACCACCATCTCCACCATCACCACCATCACTCTGGTCTGCAGAGTTATAAGAAAACTGCAACAGTGGACTACTGGTTGATCCTTTGGAGAAACACTTCAACGATCTGCTAATATTGATCATGTCACTTACAATGCCCACCTGaagttacaaaaataaaataaaacaaaaatacaatCAGCATCTTTAAGTAAAACAACTGCCTATTTTAAACCATGCGTATGTAACGGCTATATTTATTCACCACAAAGATGTTGAAGAGGCACTAGAATTTTGTATGCattatgtgtgtgtgtgagcaGGTGTGAGTCCTCTTCAgtgaacaaatatttggaagTCAAGCAACTTATGCAATTAATACATGTCATAATATGCCGTTACATTTCTTTGCTAGAACAGATATATCAATGGCTCCCGAAATTAAACAATATGGATGTGACGTACCATGTCCTTATAACACACCAACAATTTGCTCCTTTGCAATTCCTGAATCAATTACAATAACCACAGCAATAGATATTAGAATGATGTCATATAGTTTAAAGCTtattgttttcaataaaatatatttttatgggAGGAGATAATAAGACTAATGAGAGAATAAGGTATCTGTCTGAACAGATATACAAAAAATAACTTcgaatttttattattcttgtCTATTTTTCTGCGAAAGCAGAAAGGAATCCAATTCATCACTCTGTTTTTTGTTAGTTTGAGAAAAATTAAACCCCTCGTAGATAGAAATTATGCAACCAACTATGCTCAAAAACCTACTATAGGAACCTTCAAGTagactcaaataaacttgtgtCTAAAAGGACTGTATAGTTAAAGAATAAACTTTCAAGAACTTGCATTGCATGAGTACTGATAATGACTAGGTTAATAACATCTCAACCATTCTAGTCAAAACCTTActccaaatattatttttaaaagcaaGCTATTCTGGATATCACTCCGACAACAAATAGCATTTCATTATTCACTTTATCGTGTAACATAAAGCACCGCATGCCCTAGTGTTTGGCTAGAGATGTCACAGGTTTAATTCCTGATGATTAAGCACATAAGCCAAATTAATGTTTTTAGGACACCAGATTTCCAATATCTCACTTGCCTCCTTCTTGAACCTACAGTAAATCCCCCACTACCAAGATGGTATCTCTTCCACACCAGACTACAAACAACTTCCGTATAATCTTAATCATCTTAAACAACCCCAACCCTAACCTGGGATTTCAAAAAGAGGTAGAAAATGAAAGTAATGGACATACATGCTTGAATGCAGATAATATAATCACACagtgagagaaaaaaaacaccCTTACAATCATCAACACTATGAGACATTTAGAACAAAGGGATCCTAAAGTAAGTGAGGCCACTGCAAATTGCTGCATAATTTTAATTCAGAAAACATCAATTATTTGAATACCTGAGGACATCTGTTTAAGCACATTAATCACTATTGCAAACAAGAGCACAAATATAAATATCGCTGCCCAGATTTCTCTAACCTCAAACCCACAATTATGTTCACGTTCGGAATCAcaaaaaaaagcaaaataaaagcAAATACAGATTCACCTTCTAAATCTATGATAAAAGGCCTCCTTCTTACGAGTATCTAAAACAGTCCAGTTCACTAGTCTTATGTTTTCTGaaaatataactatatattGAAATATTCATAATAGTAGACCAAAAGAGAATTAGTGGTTCCAGGTAGAGCCTATGTTAATGCGGATAAGTGAAAGAAATTGATCACAAAAGAACCAACATCCAAGCTACCTACATGTGATGTCAAAGTTCATATTAAATCAGACAAAATATGGCTTATATATAAAACCATATAAAGCTCCAATGTGAACTAAATCTTGCCAGTCATGCTGTGTACTGAATATCCAAATGGAAGTTACAGAGAAGTAAAGCAGATAAACTTTCAGCAATACACACCTATATATTTAATTAGTCTCAACAAACAGATTCTATTTGATATAACTACTAAATAAAAACCTGCCGTTGACAAATTTGCGAAAAGCAGTGGGAATTATTTCTTATAAAACATGGACAAAATAATTACTAAAATCATGAAAAATAGCATTTTTGCAAAATAATTACAATCTATTGGAAAGAGTTCATCTGCTACCAGCAATAATCTATCAAGCCTACAATTGGCAGTTTCATCAGATGCAACAGACAGAATACATCCAAACTCCTGGCATTCATTATATTGTAGACTCGCAGGAATGATGGGGTGGTAGAGAAATACCCATGAATAATAATATACACAAATTCAATTTACTCTGAATTCCAATACAAAAtggttcttttattttttacttcatAGGAAACTAAACCCATGACCTCTCTGGCCAACCAAGACCATgcagagattttttttttccccTGATAACGTGAATTATGAAATACTGTTTGATGTCATAGTATGATATCCAAAATAGCTAGcctaaaatcataaaaatattaatgcaAACACATTCCACAGAAGTTGAAGAACAAGGCCAGTAAAACAAAATCAACAATACCTGCCGCTTAAATAGCTTCAAACAAGCTCTCTTTCTTATACCAGGCATATCGCTCACAACACCTAGTTTCATATCAGGCATGTACCTACATCAATTACAAACAACAATCACAAGCATAACATAACCACAAGCACCTTACAGgccaaacacacaaaaaatcttattaattaaaaaaacaactcGCTAGAGCAGGAATACTCGAACGGATACAACTCTGCGAAAAAACTCCATCGGAATAAAACATACAAAATTCAATTAAGTTCATACTGTCCCTATCTTTCGGTTTCGAATGTGAAACCGGCAATAAACAATGGAATGAAACTCAGAGTATTGACAAGACCTTTGGGAGAGATGAGAATTAACGAGAGCAGTTGCATGAGATCTTCCTGCAGAAGAAGCAGAGAACCATCGATTTTTGCACGATGCCAATTGTGACCATTGGTTCCTCAAATTTCTTTGCGCGTGAGGCCTCCACAGTCTGAGCACTGATGGCGGTAATGGAGATGGTGTTTGATGCTTAGAATCAGTGGTTCTTGAAGGTG encodes:
- the LOC137807722 gene encoding uncharacterized protein isoform X1 — protein: MPGNEVGDRVHNFFGQENLSQGQYHSQAVDGNWPGLSNNLWAGSQRPTGAPSISNLKNFNIQQSDFEQGHPSTPHLRHGLNLAQSNLRPDSGRNQLPNQQTTVNGYMQGHQVFQSRQNEANILGMDTEADLHGISNLSRGMTVLESQQGPGLEHYKKNMTRTDASESPVNYDFFGSQQQMSGRHSGMLQSFPRQQSGMNDMQLLQQQAMLNQMQELQRQQQLHQLEARQQSSMNPASSISKQTVGGHSASLINGIPINEASNLVWQQPEVMSNANWLQHGASAVMQGSSNGLMLSPEQLRLMGLVPNQGEQSLYGLPISGSRPNLYSHVQADKPAASQVSSIQHQQHHQHQHQYSRIQSDKPALPHISASGHSFPVHQYASISDQTNTNDGNSVSRQDVQGKSMFGSLSQGINSGLNMDNLQQVNSEQRDVQIEDFNGRQELGGSSDTSQDKVAAQVPPSQNVATLDPTEEKILFGSDDSLWDGIGFNMLDGTDSLGGVPSVQSGSWSALMQSAVAETSGSEMGIQEEWSGLSFRNNERSGTERPSTMNDSKQQSVWADNNLQSAPNINSRPFMWPDDLSSRPSTAVNYSGLPGFHQSGADTAQEQQDRLQTDSSQRSIPQFLERGKWLDCSPQQKPIGEGSHSYETAANTSGLEVTDKVISGSWTHQQTLSSPNSRGEQFNRSNGWNSIKSPTPSNNSRTKIRENESVLQPHHDKAVQEDMSQVPAIWEPDSDTNSSGVLEHAKSSGNMQVCGEDSGMNGIAGIPNSCATWVSRQSNHQLPNVDVWRQTDSVGSYRRNEAAGKYRHHLEKNPLVLESLNNEKSEGEAHDMENFNKKEKSVDGLASNSSHHRTGGLRESPSFDGDLHSPKLSGQGNRRPPVTRKFQYHPTGVVGIDIEPYGNKHAINSQPTPHQPIGGFKGQDQSYPGQSKYSHSDGIYNETEKVDSKPTDDNASKNMLSGHIPKTLTTYDRSVGNYASNKTASPSQNILELLHKVDQSREHGIATNTSTSNRPLSSRAMDTESSDGSSVHPQRNQGSLSQGFGLQLAPPTQRLPMTSSHSTPQHVASEAADKGPTWLSATHTFPSRESSHELRNNIGSSGQLFDKASQYSALGNIPQGFTSGFPFPRIHTQNQNVANLGGQVTNTQADNAMFYDRSASSNQVDEYERAQTSQSELQSAQDMSQMDSMNQIRAGDPIMKSSALETGIAPHSSVASSPQGAHSKVLHNVWTSVSNKQHPNALKIPSHPQPNNIFETTTGPQKPGIEDSENDGNLSVQQVLSESVDAVEETASASHMKEQVKYTPDAPQSSPAATSKDIEDFGRSLRPNSFMHQNFSMLNQVQSMKNMEIDPSNRDVKRFKVSDNMMEKQQIDSISNRGQQSYGYNNIVKDVSDNSSSVPPSDVNLVNFSTKAGDARDTNASSQEVIGYGQRNALNANINKLTSIRSEHSVINPQMAPSWFEQYGNFKNGKMLQMYDARTMTQKVVDQPLIMRNQSGSLHLANSMGQVNSLNDAGQNPMLTSVSSEHLLSQSLLPPAVEPDLSSNMRPKKRKSSTSEFIPWHKELIQSSERLQDISAAELDWAQAANRLVEKIEDEAELVEDFPMKSRRRLVLTTQLMQQLLNPPPAVVLSADVKLHHESLVYSVARLVLGDACSSISQRGNDTIMSPGSKSLMPDKLKASEKFDQYNLKVEDFDGRARKLENDILRLDSRASVLDLRVECQDLERFSVINRFAKFHGRGQNDVAETSSDSTANAQKLCPQKYVTAVPMPRNLPDRVQCLSL